A DNA window from Actinokineospora baliensis contains the following coding sequences:
- a CDS encoding peptidoglycan-binding protein, with translation MERTNQASLPPLSADDLAAETGAALPAKEVYSLLDLNVDLDLALDLAAPIDLAVAANANVAAPIDAAVGANVLSTDSTAQALSDQGVAITQGITGDSTAHSTQDSAIDQSEPVPTTPPAAQPGGVQAVDIPDDISGALNGGLLNLDVNVNADLDLTAPINGAIAAQANVAAPIDAAVSANIGSTGSEATAVAQQQAIINQDITGNATATADQVSDVDQ, from the coding sequence ATGGAGCGAACCAACCAGGCATCCCTGCCCCCGCTGTCGGCCGACGACCTCGCCGCCGAGACCGGCGCCGCGCTGCCCGCCAAGGAGGTCTACTCGCTGCTCGACCTCAACGTCGACCTCGACCTGGCCCTGGACCTGGCCGCCCCGATCGATCTCGCGGTCGCGGCCAACGCCAACGTCGCCGCCCCGATCGACGCGGCCGTCGGCGCCAACGTGCTGTCCACCGACTCCACCGCCCAGGCCCTGTCGGACCAGGGCGTGGCCATCACCCAGGGCATCACCGGCGACTCCACCGCGCACTCCACCCAGGACAGCGCCATCGACCAGTCCGAGCCGGTCCCCACCACCCCGCCCGCCGCCCAGCCCGGCGGCGTCCAGGCCGTGGACATCCCCGACGACATCAGCGGCGCCCTCAACGGCGGCCTGCTCAACCTGGACGTGAACGTCAACGCCGACCTCGACCTGACCGCCCCGATCAACGGCGCGATCGCCGCCCAGGCCAACGTGGCCGCCCCGATCGACGCCGCCGTCTCGGCCAACATCGGCTCGACCGGCTCGGAGGCCACCGCGGTCGCCCAGCAGCAGGCGATCATCAACCAGGACATCACCGGCAACGCCACCGCCACCGCCGACCAGGTCAGCGACGTCGACCAGTAA
- a CDS encoding GOLPH3/VPS74 family protein, which yields MTTPQYGKAKPAPLLADEFFLCGLDDMTGEQRLEPQALAVGLAASVLGELLLSRHMIIEDGELLVADVPAGDELQERVRAWVRKDESVRAAKDWIMVLVARDIAELVRHRMLASGKVVRTTRRRLLRKPLELYVPPSLSTAAAAGVRIAGNLSVPRPLSTVDLLLAGLLRATGRDREILSHCEPGVHEELERQIRANLWPSAVALIDNATEVLVTAAVTPLF from the coding sequence GTGACCACACCGCAATACGGAAAGGCGAAACCGGCACCGCTGCTGGCCGACGAGTTCTTCCTCTGCGGCCTCGACGACATGACCGGCGAGCAGCGGCTGGAACCGCAGGCGCTCGCCGTGGGCCTGGCCGCCTCGGTGCTCGGCGAACTGCTGCTGTCCCGGCACATGATCATCGAAGACGGTGAACTGCTGGTCGCCGACGTCCCCGCCGGGGACGAACTGCAGGAGCGCGTGCGCGCGTGGGTTCGCAAGGACGAGAGCGTGCGGGCCGCCAAGGACTGGATCATGGTCCTGGTCGCCCGCGACATCGCCGAGCTGGTCCGGCACCGGATGCTGGCCTCGGGCAAGGTCGTGCGCACCACCCGCAGGCGCCTGCTGCGCAAACCGCTCGAACTCTACGTCCCACCCTCGCTGAGCACCGCCGCCGCCGCGGGCGTGCGCATCGCGGGCAACCTGAGCGTCCCACGTCCACTGTCCACTGTAGATCTGTTGCTGGCCGGGTTGCTGCGCGCGACCGGCCGCGACCGGGAGATCCTGAGCCACTGCGAGCCAGGCGTGCACGAGGAGCTGGAGCGCCAGATCCGCGCGAACCTGTGGCCGAGCGCGGTCGCGCTCATCGACAACGCCACCGAAGTACTCGTGACAGCAGCGGTCACCCCGCTGTTCTAA